A stretch of DNA from Orcinus orca chromosome 3, mOrcOrc1.1, whole genome shotgun sequence:
CACCAGAGAATTGGAACGTAAACAGAGGTGCCCCCGCAGACCCCAAGGCTGGGGTTCTCAGCAGtgcgtgccacacacacacacacacacacacacacacacacacacacacactcacacacacagggcACAGAGACTGCCACCCACACAGGGCTTAGGATCACACGCAGACCCACAGTCCGCATGCTTACATGCTCAGTGGTCAGGCACACTCAGAGAGGGGCGTCCTCAAGGTCACCTGCAAGAACACAGGGGCCCCCTGTTCAGTCACACGCGGCCACGCCCACCCTCACTCCAAGCCCCACGTGGTCGTCCCCTGTCACACCCGCTCTCACAGTCACACGCGCCGCGTCACACCCTCTCCCCTTGCCCTCCTTTGGGAGCAGTTCCTGCCCCTCCTCTATCCTTGCGCTAGGTGTAGAACGTCCCcttgtcccagccctgccccacgtGGACCCCCAGACAGCCCCGCCCCCAGTCCCACCCCCTCTGCGCCCCAGTCTCCCGGGCACTGTAGGCTGTTGAGCAGCATTTCTGGCCCCCTCCCACTCGATGCTATCAGCCCACCCCCAGGTTGTGACAACCACAGATGTCCCCAGACACTCCAAGCGTCCCCTGGGAGCAGAATCGTCCTGGAGTGAGAACCGCTGATCTGGAGTAAGGGAGGACACACCAGTTTCCTCAGAGCATTCCCATCTCGAAAATGGTGTCAGTATTGCCAACCTGCATACCCCCGAGGCGGTTCATTGACAAAGCAGCAGTACTCACAGGCCCATCCACCAGAGCCATCACCAGTGGGCGGGGCACCAAGGCCAGTTCCCCAGGGGGTGTCTTGGTGCGTGCCCAGCAGCCACAGCCCCTGGTAGAtgacacccccgcccccagcaggtGAAGCTCCTAGCAAGCGAGGTCCCACAGAAGCAACAACATTCCTGGCAGCAGAGGGGCCCAGCAGGGGAAGCCCCAGGTAAGGGAGCGCTCCACCCACCAAGGTCCCCAGATGCCCAGcagcccaggccccaggctggCTGGCTCACGTGAACCAAGACGTGATACTGGGCACCGTCCGGTAGTTGGGATTCTGTTGCAGCCGCTAGCAGGCCTGACAGAACATCAAGCCCCAGCTGAAGGATCTGGGCCGCAGCGTCTCCCGCCAGCGGAAGCAGCTCGGGTAGAGGGTGTGGTCCTTGACCAGCGCCAGCAGATAATGGGTCAAGTCCTTGGGGCTCTGAAAGTCTTCAGGTGGCAGGAACTGTTCATAGTTCCTCCTGCTGGGGCCCAGCACCACTGACACTGCCCAGGCCTGCAGGGCGTTCCTCCACAGCTTCTCTGTGATATAGTCAGGGTGCAAGGAGTTCTTGAAAGCCAGGTAAAACTTGTACTGGGACAGCCTGTTGGTCATGACCTCCCGGGGCAGTGGCATGTGGGAGCGTCCATACACATCCATTTGGAGGTGAGGCTGCAGCTTCTGATAGGACTGCACCCGACCGAGTCCACCCTCCAGTTGGCCACCACCCAGGCCACCAGCTTGGTCTTGGCCGAGACGTTCACCAGTGTGTCTACAGGCTGgccaggccatggctcacgctaGCTGTACGGCGTGAAGATATCTGAGTCCTGGCGGTAGGACACCGTGAGGGTGAAGTATCCGTCCAGGGCCTTCAGTTGGGGGCAGTTGCTGGGCGATTCCATGCTGAACCAGACCCAGCGCTAGCTGGGGGGCCGCAGGGAAGGCGTGAGCTGTGCCTTAGGCCTGGAGCTGACCTTTCGGTGACGCACAAAGACCGCATCCGCCCGAGGGTACTCGCTGCGGTTGACAGTCAGGTGGCAGTCGGCTGTGCCGGGCCACATCTCCGAGCAGTGGGACAGAGCCACTGGGGTGTTGAATAGCCACGTCCACAGCAGGAGACGCAGAGGCGGGCGGGTGGAGGGCCCTGCAGTGGCCTGGGAGGGGGCCCCCAATTCGGGGACCCATGTGGGCTTGTCTCGGGACACACGCAGGTAGGAGGAGAAGCACGGAGCCAGAAGCAGCTGCAGCAACAGCCCGGGGAGACAGTGGTGGCAGGAACATTTTACCTTGGCCCAGCCAGGTGGATCCATGGGTcagagaggagctgggaggaggggacagtGAACACAGCATCACtgctaacaaaaataataacacatgCCGAGCGGGCAGATGCAGGTTACCCAAGTTCATCTTTACGAGTCCTGAGGTAGGAGGCACTGTtctcatccctattttacagacgagaaaactgaggccaaggaCTCAATGCAAGAAAACGGCAGAACTGTAATTCCAACAGAAAGCATCTAGCTTCAGAGCCCACTTATTCCTACCCACTAGGCTACATGATCTCTGGACCTGGGATAGATTCCGATGGCTCTCAGGTCCCACCTTGACCTTGACCCTGCCCTTTCCCAGCTTTCCCAGAGTCTTTCCCAGCCTAGGGAGAAGACAGAGCTGGTTACAAGATGCTCCCCAGTGCCCTGGAGCTGAGGCTTGGAGCCAGGGCTCTGCCTGGGAGAGGTACAATGTGATTACGTTGGAAGGTTATCTGAGGGCTCACCAGGTAGTGTAGGAGTTGGGGGAAAGGGCATTCCTGGTGGACGAAACAGCCAACGCAAAGGTCCGGAGGTGACGGAGAGCCTGACAAGTTTATGGGGAGAGCACAGGAAGTGCTCAGGGAATAAGCGTCCAAAGATGGCCCCCCTGGTCCCACACTGGGGGATCCTGGGCGGCCTCTTGGCCTGGCCGATGTCTTTCCACTCCCCGGTCCTTTCCGTTCCTGCAGGCGGTCACAAAGTCCTCCCAGACTCCAAACCCCAACCACCAGAGCGGAATCTAGGACTTCGGCCCTGCCCCTCTCCACTTCCTGCGGCCCTGGagacacccattttacagataagaaaacggAGGTTCTGAGCGATAGATATGTCTCGTGCCCAAATACACACAGCTACAGCCCTTACGATCCAGAATCCAAACTCTCTCCTCTTAATGTAATTCCAAACTCCTCTCCCTCTTTGCAGGTGGAGCTCTGATCTACAGCCTGGCACTGTCCACTAGAACTTTCTGCCATcgtggaaatgttctatatctgcaccATCGCGTGCACCCTATGGCTCTTGAGTCCTTGAAATGCAGCTGTTGTGTTGGACAGAGTTTTTAAtgctaaattaaatttaaaaaaggttcTCTCTTCTGTAAATCGAAGACAACTTCAAGATAAAAAGTAAAGGCAAAGCCAAAAACAGCCTCTGATAGCCAATTCAATGATTGGAAAAACTTGACAGTACATTTGGGACCTCCTGGAAGGGCAAATCTGCTCCAGCGAGACATTTTTATGGAGTCTAATTACAGATCAAGGATCTACGACGAAAACTGAGTGTCCGAATTAGGTGTGCTGGGGGTGTGAAATACACCCTGGTTTCTAAGACTTAGGACGAGAACGAGACAGTAAAATTATCTCAATACTTCCTCTGTTCATTACACATTTAAACAATACTACTTTGGATCTGTTGGGTTAAAGAAagcatattattaaaattaatttcacctgcgtcttttacatttttaaagtcgtggctactagaaaaatattaattacacGTGTGGCTTGTGTTCTGTTTCTACTGGACAGCATGTGCTGCTCTAGAATTTCTAAAAAAGGGAAATGAGGGATAATGACTCATTATTTGAAACGCACTCACCCTCTGGCCAGAGGGATTGGTGCAAATGCCCACAGACATGCCAACAAAACAAGGGCGTTTTGGATAAGCTACCTGTCCATTGATGTGGGACTGGTCGAATTACTATCCCTTCTGACAACAGAATACTATGCAgttgtgaaaaatgaataaaagcctggttttggtattagggtatcTTTGTctgaaaaaacttaaaatagaactaccatatgatccagcaatcccactcctgggcatatatcaggagaaaaccataatctgaaaagatacacgcaccccagtgttcattgcagtactatttacaatagccaagacatggaagcaacctaaatatccattcacagaggaatggatgaagaagatgtggtacatatatacaatggaatattactcagccatgaaaaagaaagaaataatgccatttgcagcaacatggatggacctagaaactatcatactaagtgaagtaagtcagaaagagaaagacaaatatcatgtgatatcactcatatgtggaatctaattaaaaatgatacagatgaacatatttacaaactagaaatagacttacagatactgaaaacaaacttctggttaccaaaggggaaacgtggtggggagggataaatcaggagcttgggatgaacacacacacactactatatatgagatagataaccaacaagcacctactgtatagcaccgggaactctactcaatattctgtgataacctatatgagagaagaatctgaaaaagaatgaatatatgtatatgtataatggaatcactttgctatacacctgaaactaacacaactttgcaaatcaactatactccaataaaattaacataaaaatttaaaaaaatgaataaagccaCTGTATTGGCACAGCTCTGCAGGGTGGATCCAGGTTTTCTGGAAGCTGAACTTCCATATTTTGGGAGCCTCTCTAAGAAACGGCAAAGAAAATTGAGTCCAGACTTAGATACAGAAAGTAATCTTTATTTAGGGGTCCCTGAAGCTTAAGCTTCATCCACTTCATGGTAAATCCATGTCTGCCTGATAAAAAACAGGTTCCAGAATTAAGTAGCTGGGTCTAAATCTGCACCATCCAATATGGGGGCCACTAGCCCCATGTGGCTAATGCAACAGAGGAACAGAAATTGTGAATGTCAGTAAATttcaaatgtaaatttaaaaactgaacaacgtaaaacaagtttgtttttttttaatgaaacactaCCCCTTTCACTCCAGCCGTTGAAAATTTAGCATCCAAATAGAAACGTCCTTAAAGAGTAAAATACACGCCAGATTGCCAAGATTTcatatgaaagaaagaatgtaaaatatcctaTGTAAAGTAGCTCATTAGTAATTTTCTATGTCGATTACATATTGAGATAATGCTTTGGATGTACGGGGTGAAATAAGATAtagcattaaaattaattttactggtacctttctattctttttaatgtgtctggtaaaaagttgaaaattacatatgtggcagAAATCAGTCTGGCGGTTCCTCAGAAGGCTGAACACATAAttccatatcacccagcaattccactcctagatatctACCCAAAAGGAACTGAAAAGCAGGGACTCCAAGAGATATTTGTATGTCCATGCTCATAGAAACgtgattcacaatagccaaaagttggaaacaacccagatgtccatcaaaggatgagcgtataaacaaatgtggtccatccatacaatggaacattattcagccttaagaaggagAGAGATTCTGACACACGCTATACCATGGGTGGACCTCGAGGACATGaggctcagtgaaataagccagatgcaAAAGGACACATATTATATGATCCTGCTTCTATGAAATACCtagaataggtaaattcatagagacagacagtagattAGCGGTTACCACGGGCTGGGAGGGTTGGAAGGAGAATGAGTTTTTGCTTACTGGGGTATAAAGTTTctatttggggtgatgaaaaatttttggaaatattGGCAGTGGTTGCACACCATTGGGAatatacttaatgctactgaactgcacccttaaaaatggttaaaatgtcaaattttgTGTCTCATATATTCTgctacagtttaaaaaataatgtgggacttccctggcagtccagtggttaagactccgcacccctggcacaggttcaatccctggttggggaactaagctcctgcatgctgcacggcatggccaaaaaataaaattaaaaaataaaaaatagggcttccctggtgacacagtggttaagcatctacctgccaatgcaggggacatgggttcgagccctggtctgggaagatcccacatgccgcagagcaactaagcccgtgcaccacaactactgagcctgcgctctagagcccacaagccacaactactgaacccgtgcgccacaactactgaagccccagcgcctagagcccatgttccgaaacaaaagaagccaccacaacgagaagcccgcgcacctcaacgaggagtagcccccgctcgccgcaaccagagaaagcctgtgtgcagcaacgaagacccaacagagccaaaaataaataaataaaataaataaatttttaaataaagaaataaaaataaaaagaccctgATGGCTGGCGGGCTCCTTCTACTGGGCAGAGCTGGCGTAACCCTCCGAATGCAGAAGGGAGAAGCTGGCAGGTGGCCTTGTGTGATGAAAAGGGAGCGCGATTTGGAATTACACGTTCATGCCAAAGTTTCTGGAAAGAGACCCAAAAGACAGGCCTTTGGGGAGACAGCGCCAAGCAGGAGTGGGATGGAGGCTGAACTCTGACCACAAGCTACTTTGCGCCGCCAGGGATTTTGGCCGTGCACAGAAGGTTAATATGCGGAAATGTACTTAAGATGGATATAGTTTGTCTGTCCTGGGTTTATGGTGGCTCCTCCTAGGAGGCATGGAGGCCCTTGGCAGGGACCTTGAGAAGCGAGGATCCAGGAACGGGGCTGTGGGAGGCCGGGGGCTGAGATCCCACCCAAGTGGAACCGGagacatttttttcctagaaaggAACTGAAAAATGCCATGATGCTGGGACACCGCAaagatcagaaaaacaaaacaaaacaaaatcccccCTGTTCCCCTGCATCTCAGGTCCTCCTCCCATGGgacagggtgggaaggaggaagggctcTGTGTTGCTGATGGGGGCCAGGAAGCAGTGGGGGTTCTAATCCAGAGTTTTgccagggagagagagacagacagaaacagaCCGGGAGAGAAATGCTGCTCCTCCTGGTTTGGCAAATCAATCAGAACTTCCCACACCTGCTAGACCTCTGGCGCACCTGGTACCCATAAAGACCCCGGGGAGAGCAGGCTGCAGGCCCTTCCCAGGGGGCAACGATGCCTCCTGGGAGAGGGGACATTTTCCCCAGGAGGCCTTACCTGGATGGACACTGTGCAGGATGGCAAGCAGCTGACTAGGAAGTTTAGGGCCGAGTCACAGCTTGTCACCCAGGGAGTGGATGAGGCAACa
This window harbors:
- the LOC101276278 gene encoding LOW QUALITY PROTEIN: 3-galactosyl-N-acetylglucosaminide 4-alpha-L-fucosyltransferase FUT3 (The sequence of the model RefSeq protein was modified relative to this genomic sequence to represent the inferred CDS: inserted 1 base in 1 codon; substituted 3 bases at 3 genomic stop codons), with amino-acid sequence MDPPGWAKVKCSCHHCLPGLLLQLLLAPCFSSYLRVSRDKPTWVPELGAPSQATAGPSTRPPLRLLLWTWLFNTPVALSHCSEMWPGTADCHLTVNRSEYPRADAVFVRHRKVSSRPKAQLTPSLRPPSXRWVWFSMESPSNCPQLKALDGYFTLTVSYRQDSDIFTPYSXREPWPGQPVDTLVNVSAKTKLVAWVVANWRVDSXRVQSYQKLQPHLQMDVYGRSHMPLPREVMTNRLSQYKFYLAFKNSLHPDYITEKLWRNALQAWAVSVVLGPSRRNYEQFLPPEDFQSPKDLTHYLLALVKDHTLYPSCFRWRETLRPRSFSWGLMFCQACXRLQQNPNYRTVPSITSWFT